TTTGTGTGCTGCCCATTTGTTCACATCCGTTTCGATTAATAAAGTGATTTATATAATTTCAGAATATCAGCAACGCTTGTCTCTCTCGGGTTGCCGCCTGTGCATACGTCTGCATAAGCCGCCTCTGAAAGTGCCTGCAAGTCTTCTTCCTTTACACCGATTTCACGCAGTGTTTTCGGGATGCCAACGTCTTCAGACAGTTTTTTAACTACATCAACTGCCGCTTTACGTGCAGTTTCGATATCCATTTCGTCAACATTCTTTACACCCATAGCGCGAGCGATCTCACGGAACTTGTCGCCTGTGCAAGGTGCGTTGTATTCCATAACTGTCGGCAGAATAACAGCGTTTGCAACACCGTGCGGCGTGTCATAGAAAGCGCCGAGAGGATGAGCCATCGAATGAACTATGCCAAGACCGACATTAGAAAATCCCATACCGGCAACATACTGAGCTAGAGCCATATCTTCCCTGCCTGTCAGCTCTCCGGCAACAGCAGAGCGCAGTGAACGTGAAATGATTTCTATTGATTTAAGATGAAGCGTATCCGTAAGCTCCCAAGCGCCCTTTGTTGTATAGCCCTCGATTGCGTGTGTCAAAGCGTCCATTCCTGTGGAAGCTGTAAGACCTTTCGGCATTGAAGACATCATGTCAGAATCGATTACAGCTATAACCGGGATGTCATGCGGGTCAACACAGACAAATTTACGTTTTTTCTCTTCATCAGTTATAACATAGTTGATCGTAACCTCTGCGCCTGTTCCAGCAGTTGTAGGAACGGCAATGATCGGAACGCTTTTCTTCTTTGTATTTGCAACGCCCTCAAGGCTTCTAACATCGGAAAACTCAGGGTTGTTAACTATGATGCCAATACCCTTTGCAGTATCGATCGGTGAGCCGCCGCCTATTGCGATGAGATAGTCAGCGCCTGCAGCTTTAAATTTTTCAATGCCGTTTTTCACGGTTGTGATTGCAGGATTAGCCTTAACTTCATCATATACCTCATATGCGAGTCCAGCGTTATCTAGCATAGTCGTTACTTTGCCGGCAACGCCGAACTTTACGAGCGCCTTGTCAGTTACAACGAGTGCCTTTTTAAAACCGCGATTTTTGACCTCGTTAACGATCTCAGCAATTGCCCCTTTACCGAAATAGCTAGTTTCATTCAAAATCATTCTGTTTGCCATTTTAACACCACTCCTTTTTAATTTATGTTTACAGCCCTGCAATTCCCTTGAATTTAGGATAATGCATCTCCCATTCATCAGATTGGTGAGGTGCAAATTGCTGTATATCAACCGCGGCACGAACAGCCTTTCTCGCATCTTTAAGATCGGCAAGTTCGCCAGCGGCAATAAGCTGAAC
This Bacillota bacterium DNA region includes the following protein-coding sequences:
- the fucO gene encoding lactaldehyde reductase, with protein sequence MANRMILNETSYFGKGAIAEIVNEVKNRGFKKALVVTDKALVKFGVAGKVTTMLDNAGLAYEVYDEVKANPAITTVKNGIEKFKAAGADYLIAIGGGSPIDTAKGIGIIVNNPEFSDVRSLEGVANTKKKSVPIIAVPTTAGTGAEVTINYVITDEEKKRKFVCVDPHDIPVIAVIDSDMMSSMPKGLTASTGMDALTHAIEGYTTKGAWELTDTLHLKSIEIISRSLRSAVAGELTGREDMALAQYVAGMGFSNVGLGIVHSMAHPLGAFYDTPHGVANAVILPTVMEYNAPCTGDKFREIARAMGVKNVDEMDIETARKAAVDVVKKLSEDVGIPKTLREIGVKEEDLQALSEAAYADVCTGGNPRETSVADILKLYKSLY